From one Colletotrichum destructivum chromosome 3, complete sequence genomic stretch:
- a CDS encoding Putative P-type ATPase, HAD superfamily, P-type ATPase, transmembrane domain superfamily: protein MPSQPSYRSADPPGSPGNDSDSDLDLDIQELDPATTTTERSSGLIRHDRLSTEHRSPRIALRNLRMGGSRRAGQKARGYGELGQNRDDASEDAQALLGEPGGSSSRYRDGNPGAGSDDDSPLLPGGSPPRRRSFAGDRFERLTSSLRLPSFMSNSGTQEAAKDDGQDQDEDDPSSSRLVAVGSSQATRFPPNLISNAKYTALTFLPVTLYNEFSFFFNMYFLLVALSQAIPALRIGYLTTYVAPLAFVLVITMGKEAYDDIERRRRDNEANAEAYTVLVFEEPGRGMVSGQRSHKRLKSDSLRKKGKNTVNNRDRLSDIREEEERAEGDGPVAEPSSFVREVGRKSRDLKVGDVLKLSKGQRVPADVVILKCITSETTNASPVMETIMEEESLLVNTDEEPGNVKLPTKGKEVESNDNGGATGETFIRTDQLDGETDWKLRLASPLSQTLPTEEFVRLRVTGGKPDRKVNEFLGTVELLPSRRDAQDQQGALDGDDGTSAPLSIDNTAWANTVIASNATTLAVIMYTGPQTRSALSTAPSRSKTGLLEYEINSLTKILCALTLALSIILVALEGFGNTEGNVWYIKIMRFLILFSTIVPISLRVNLDMGKSAYSWFIQRDPGIPGAVVRTSTIPEDLGRIEYLLSDKTGTLTQNEMEMKKIHVGTVSYANEAMDEVTSYVKQGFHIQPTTDPSSQTMLITPSSTFANSTNVGATRTRREIGSRVRDVVLALALCHNVTPTTEEEDGKTVVSYQASSPDEIAIVRWTESVGLRLAYRDRTSMVLESTENGREIVRVRILDVFPFTSEGKRMGIVVQFFEQAQSAAPNLADSEIWFYQKGADTVMSPIVAENDWLDEETSNMAREGLRTLVVGRKRLSYEQYKEFTGSYQAASLAIAGRDAGMQRVVAQYLERDLELLGVTGVEDKLQKDVKPSLELLRNAGIKIWMLTGDKVETARCVAVSSKLVARGQYIYTVSKLKKKDNAQDHLDFLRGKTDSCLLIDGESLALFLTHFRIEFVSVAVQLPTVVACRCSPTQKAEIAKLIKEYTKKRVCCIGDGGNDVSMIQAADVGVGIVGKEGRQASLAADFSIEQFFHLTKLLVWHGRNSYKRSAKLAQFVIHRGLIIAVCQTMYSIAIKFEPEGLYKNWLLVGYSTVYTAFPVLSLVLDKDVDENLANLYPELYKELTSGRSLSYRTFFVWVAVSIYQGCTIQGLSQILTEVEGPKMVAVSYTVLVLNELLMVAIEITTWHPVMIISIVGTFVVFVGSVPFLGDYFDLQFIITLGFIWRVLAIAAISLIPPYAVKLIRRTMKPPSYRKVQST from the exons ATGCCTTCCCAACCTTCATACCGTTCCGCGGATCCGCCAGGCTCCCCGGGGAATGATTCTGATTCAGACCTCGATCTCGACATTCAGGAGCTCGATCCTGCGACCACAACCACCGAACGCAGTTCTGGCCTCATCCGGCACGACCGCCTATCCACCGAGCACCGATCACCACGTATAGCACTGCGGAATCTTCGCATGGGGGGCTCACGCCGCGCTGGGCAGAAGGCCAGGGGATACGGCGAACTCGGCCAGAACCGCGACGACGCCAGCGAGGATGCCCAAGCACTTCTCGGCGAACCCGGAGGCTCTTCGTCGCGGTATAGAGACGGAAACCCAGGCGCAGGCTCGGATGATGATTCGCCTCTCCTCCCCGGCGGCTCGCCTCCCAGGCGCCGCTCCTTCGCCGGAGATAGGTTCGAGCGCCTCACTTCCAGCCTACGACTCCCTAGCTTTATGTCCAATTCGGGCACCCAAGAAGCCGCCAAGGACGATGGGCAAGACCAAGACGAGGATGACCCGTCGAGCTCCCGTCTCGTTGCCGTAGGGTCATCGCAGGCGACAAGATTCCCTCCGAACCTCATATCCAACGCCAAGTACACGGCGCTCACCTTCCTGCCCGTCACACTATACAACGAATTCtcgttcttcttcaacatgTACTTTTTGCTGGTGGCCCTATCCCAGGCCATCCCCGCCCTACGAATCGGCTACCTCACGACATATGTTGCACCGCTGGCCTTTGTGCTGGTGATTACCATGGGAAAGGAGGCTTACGACGATAtcgagaggaggaggagggataATGAGGCGAATGCGGAGGCGTATACAGTCTTGGTGTTCGAAGAGCCTGGTCGGGGGATGGTTTCTGGGCAACGGTCTCACAAGAGGCTCAAGTCGGATTCCCTGAGGAAAAAGGGCAAAAACACGGTCAACAACCGAGACAGACTATCGGATATtcgagaggaagaagagcgggcCGAAGGAGACGGGCCTGTCGCAGAGCCGTCCTCGTTTGTCCGCGAAGTCGGTCGAAAGTCGCGCGACCTCAAGGTTGGCGATGTCCTCAAGTTGAGCAAGGGGCAAAGAGTCCCCGCCGACGTGGTGATTCTGAAGTGCATCACCTCAGAGACGACCAATGCATCGCCCGTCATGGAGACAATCATGGAAGAAGAATCGTTGCTGGTAAATACGGACGAAGAGCCCGGGAACGTAAAGTTGCCAACAAAGGGCAAAGAAGTTGAGagcaacgacaacggcggcgcaaCTGGCGAGACTTTCATCAGAACTGACCAACTGGACGGAGAAACAGACTGGAAGCTGCGGCTGGCATCGCCCTTATCGCAAACCCTGCCCACGGAGGAGTTTGTTCGTCTCCGTGTCACGGGAGGTAAGCCGGATAGAAAGGTGAACGAGTTCTTGGGTACAGTCGAGCTACTACCCAGCAGACGAGACGCCCAAGATCAACAGGGAGCACTCGACGGAGACGATGGAACATCGGCCCCTTTGTCGATAGACAACACAGCTTGGGCGAACACCGTCATCGCCTCCAACGCCACCACGCTCGCAGTCATCATGTACACTGGACCTCAGACGAGATCGGCGCTGTCGACCGCTCCCTCGCGATCGAAGACCGGTCTCCTGGAGTACGAAATCAACTCCTTGACCAAGATTCTGTGTGCCCTGACCTTGGCACTCTCTATTATTCTTGTGGCCTTGGAAGGCTTCGGCAACACCGAGGGCAACGTCTGGTACATCAAAATCATGCGATTCTTGATCCTTTTCTCGACCATTGTACCCATCAGTCTGCGCGTCAATCTCGACATGGGTAAGAGCGCGTACTCCTGGTTCATCCAACGCGACCCTGGTATTCCCGGGGCCGTTGTTCGAACGAGCACGATCCCCGAAGACCTGGGCAGAATCGAGTATCTGCTCAGTGACAAGACTGGCACCTTGACACAGAAcgagatggagatgaagaaAATTCACGTCGGCACGGTTTCCTACGCCAACGAGGCCATGGATGAGGTCACGTCGTATGTCAAGCAAGGCTTCCATATTCAACCGACCACCGACCCTTCGTCGCAGACGATGTTGATCACCCCTTCGTCGACGTTCGCAAACTCGACCAACGTCGGAGCGACCCGTACGAGAAGAGAGATCGGGTCCCGTGTGCGAGACGTAGTCCTTGCTCTAGCGTTGTGCCACAAcgtgacgccgacgacggaggaggaagacggaaAGACCGTGGTCTCGTACCAGGCGTCTTCTCCGGACGAAATTGCCATCGTCCGTTGGACCGAGTCTGTTGGCCTCCGCCTCGCCTATCGGGACCGTACAAGCATGGTCCTCGAGTCAACCGAAAACGGCCGCGAGATTGTCCGTGTGCGCATCCTTGACGTCTTCCCTTTCACGTCCGAAGGAAAGCGCATGGGCATTGTCGTTCAGTTCTTTGAGCAGGCCCAGTCAGCAGCACCGAATCTTGCCGATAGCGAGATTTGGTTCTACCAAAAAGGTGCTGATACGGTCATGAGCCCCATAGTCGCCGAGAACGActggctcgacgaggaaaCATCCAACATGGCTCGGGAGGGTCTCCGCACACTCGTGGTCGGACGCAAACGTCTATCGTACGAACAGTACAAAGAGTTCACCGGAAGCTATCAGGCAGCTTCGCTAgccatcgccggccgcgATGCCGGCATGCAGCGTGTCGTAGCTCAGTACCTCGAGCGCGACCTGGAACTTCTCGGCGtcaccggcgtcgaggacaagcTTCAGAAAGACGTCAAACCATCGCTGGAGCTGTTGAGGAATGCCGGCATCAAGATCTGGATGTTGACTGGTGACAAGGTCGAGACGGCACGCTGTGTCGCCGTGAGCTCCAAGCTGGTCGCCCGTGGCCAGTACATCTACACCGTATCCAAGCttaagaagaaggacaatGCGCAGGACCACCTCGACTTCCTCCGGGGAAAGACGGACTCCTGCCTCCTGATAGACGGCGAGAGTCTGGCTCTGTTTCTGACCCATTTCCGGATTGAATTCGTGTCCGTTGCCGTACAGCTCCCGACTGTTGTTGCTTGCCGGTGCTCCCCGACGCAGAAGGCGGAGATTGCGAAGCTGATCAAAGAGTACACCAAGAAACGCGTCTGCTGTAtcggtgacggcggcaacgatgTTTCAATGATCCAGGCGGCGGACGTCGGTGTTGGTATCGTGGGCAAGGAGGGTCGCCAGGCCAGTTTGGCGGCCGATTTCTCGATCGAGCAGTTCTTCCACTTGACCAAACTCCTGGTCTGGCACGGACGAAACAGCTACAAGCGTAGCGCCAAGCTTGCCCAATTTGTCATCCATCGCGGGCTGATCATTGCCGTCTGCCAGACCATGTACAGCATCGCCATCAAATTCGAGCCTGAAGGTCTTTACAAG AACTGGCTTCTCGTGGGATACTCCACCGTGTACACCGCGTTCCCTGTTCTCtcgctcgtcctcgacaaggacgtAGACGAGAACCTGGCTAACCTCTATCCCGAACTGTACAAGGAGCTCACCTCCGGGCGGTCACTGTCTTATCGGACCTTCTTCGTCTGGGTTGCCGTTTCAATCTATCAAGGCTGCACCATCCAAGGGCTCTCGCAGATCCTCACAGAAGTCGAGGGGCCCAAGATGGTGGCCGTATCGTACACCGTGCTGGTGCTCAACGAGCTCCTCATGGTTGCCATTGAAATCACGACGTGGCATCCCGTCATGatcatctccatcgtcggcacctTTGTCGTCTTCGTGGGCTCTGTGCCGTTCCTGGGCGACTATTTTGACCTCCAATTCATCATTACACT GGGGTTCATCTGGCGCGTTCTCGCCATCGCGGCCATATCGCTCATCCCGCCTTACGCGGTGAAGCTCatcaggaggacgatgaagcCACCCTCGTACAGGAAAGTGCAGAGCACGTAG
- a CDS encoding Putative NADH:cytochrome b5 reductase, FAD-binding domain, ferredoxin reductase-type → MTSSALASATGAAGRSVARIQRHQLRATSAAAATSRSITPTTLAHCSRMPRQFHSWQARRTSFAPRRLQSVQNTLTTTATTPIPAPAPVASRRLHSTTTAKPAHHTSKEASFISPRYLPLLVLLAVAGVAWDSQWLFPSTPASADPAEQTVLGSARRFVPFAVVAREQVSPTSFILTLKAPANKLPSVASLWNVFDLWCVEVKQPQIQVAREYTPLPPPPDAAADEDDTLRLYVRAVRGGEVSTYLSRLSPPSPDGAIAGDTVELRGPHGEFDLGSRLGGRGDRVVFLAGGTGIASALQAAHAVLPLPQAPSMTIFWAVRSRDEIHRGGGSSSPTISSLSPSSSSSSRWNWSWSWSWNPFSGRSSEGPGSRSGIRDEALTLGTEDPSPVSRELLALKDKYGDRLDVRVVVDQEGTAVRDSDLAASLTCRPGGPETTHAVEGCRFHSQTAHLGMMDGAPNAGKRGLFRQSDCACSSSATSAAPGKNVFVVSGPEGFVEVYAGAKVWRDGGQLQGPVGGILGALQRKNPNTLKDWIVLKL, encoded by the coding sequence ATGACGTCTTCCGCACTGGCTTCCGCCACGGGTGCGGCCGGCCGGTCCGTCGCCCGCATCCAGCGTCACCAGCTCCGTGcaacctccgccgccgcagctACATCCCGGTCCATAACACCGACAACATTGGCGCACTGCAGCCGCATGCCGAGGCAATTTCACAGTTGGCAGGCCAGGCGCACATCTTTCGCACCCCGTCGCTTGCAATCTGTGCAAAACAcactcaccaccaccgccaccaccccgATCCCGGCCCCGGCTCCGGTGGCtagccgccgcctccattCCACGACTACCGCCAAACCCGCCCATCACACGTCTAAAGAGGCATCCTTCATAAGCCCTCGGtacctccccctcctcgtcctcctcgcggTGGCCGGCGTCGCCTGGGACTCCCAATGGCTCTTCCCCTCcacgcccgcctccgccgacccggccgagCAGACTGTCCTCGGGTCTGCCCGCAGGTTCGTccccttcgccgtcgtcgcccgcgaaCAGGTCTCTCCGACCTCCTTCATCCTGACCCTCAAAGCCCCCGCAAACAAGCTCCCCAGCGTCGCCTCCCTCTGGAACGTCTTTGATCTGTGGTGCGTCGAGGTCAAGCAGCCCCAGATCCAGGTCGCGCGGGAATACAcgccccttcctcccccgccggacgcggcagcagacgaggacgacacgCTGAGGCTGTACGTCCGCGCCGTacgaggcggcgaggtgTCGACGTATCTCAGCCGCctgtcgccgccttctccggACGGCGCCATTGCGGGGGACACGGTCGAGCTCCGCGGCCCGCATGGCGAGTTCGACCTGGGCTCGCGCCTCGGCGGACGGGGCGACCGCGTCGTGTTCCTCGCGGGCGGCACGGGCATCGCCAGCGCCCTGCAGGCTGCCCACGCCGTGCTCCCGCTGCCCCaggcgccgtcgatgacCATATTCTGGGCCGTGCGTAGCCGCGACGAGATTCAccggggcggcgggagcTCGTCTCCGACGATttcgtcgttgtcgccgtcgtcttcgtcatcgtcgcggTGGAactggagctggagctggagctggaacCCCTTTTCAGGACGCTCGTCGGAGGGCCCCGGATCCCGGTCCGGCATCCGGGACGAGGCGCTGACCCTGGGAACCGAGGACCCTTCGCCCGTCAGCAGGGAGCTCCTGGCGTTGAAGGATAAGTACGGCGACAGGCTCGATGTGCGCGTCGTGGTCGACCAGGAGGGCACCGCCGTCCGTGACTCGGACCTGGCCGCGTCCCTCACGTGCCGCCCGGGCGGTCCCGAGACGACGCACGCCGTCGAAGGGTGCCGGTTCCACTCGCAGACGGCGCACCTCGGCATGATGGACGGTGCGCCCAACGCCGGGAAGCGGGGCCTGTTCCGGCAGAGCGACTGCGcgtgctcctcctccgcgacgtcggcggcgccgggcaAGAACGTGTTCGTGGTGTCCGGGCCCgagggcttcgtcgaggTCTACGCGGGAGCCAAGGTGTGGCGGGATGGCGGGCAGCTGCAGGGCCCTGTGGGCGGCATTCTGGGCGCGCTGCAGAGGAAGAACCCCAACACCCTGAAGGACTGGATCGTCCTCAAGCTGTAA
- a CDS encoding Putative thioredoxin-like ferredoxin, Thioredoxin-like superfamily, which produces MYSAPRAISRLARGWRLVNPRLSTTSSASSCSSSSTARAFSSSSLSSSSSSSSSSKPRPQSRPRPSAPPPPFELVPTCPSPTCECAATPAMPDGLDIDRTAPLNGVVSAYAEQVLACTGRDDWASRIEEENSGDNLAADLKELFGRGGTYSDPWHNISVLNASFPSSTPRRSELQTTSAYLLPSFKYVPFLPRVSFDSVQALAKGYLLPEKLHPMHDGLSPIHRDRLTREAAYRPLLYGVRDVTDVLVLICGHGGRDMRCGVMGPVLREEFERRLEGSGVAVARGPVEVDESGEEKGRIAAPEGQKEKEKKKEGGDGEMAARVGLISHIGGHKFAGNVIVYIPPGLRMTSGEKHPLAGKGIWYGRVEPKHVEGIVKETVLGGRVIADMFRGGIDENRKILRL; this is translated from the exons ATGTATTCCGCACCGAGAGCCATTTCGCGCCTTGCGAGAGGGTGGCGTCTGGTGAACCCGCGACTctccaccacctcgtcggcgtcatcgtgCTCATCTTCCTCCACCGCAAGAGCgttctcgtcatcctcattatcgtcgtcgtcgtcgtcgtcgtcgtcgtcaaaaCCAAGACCGCAATCCCGGCCCCGGCCgtcggccccgccgccgccgttcgaGCTTGTGCCGACGTGTCCCTCGCCCACGTGCGAGTGCGCCGCCACACCGGCCATGCCGGACGGTCTCGACATCGACCGTACGGCCCCGCTCAACGGCGTCGTGTCGGCGTACGCCGAGCAGGTGCTCGCGTGCACGGGGCGGGACGACTGGGCGTCgcgcatcgaggaggagaacagCGGGGACAACCTTGCGGCGGACCTGAAAGAGCTGTTTGGGCGCGGTGGCACGTATAGCGAT CCATGGCACAACATCTCGGTCCTCAACGCCTCGTTCCCCTCGTCCACGCCTCGGCGGAGCGAGCTGCAGACGACGAGCGCCTACCTCCTGCCGAGCTTCAAGTACGTGCCGTTCCTGCCGCGCGTGAGCTTCGACAGCGTCCAGGCGCTCGCCAAGGGGTACCTGCTCCCGGAGAAGCTGCACCCGATGCACGACGGCCTGTCGCCGATCCACCGCGACCGGCTGACGCGCGAGGCCGCCTAccggccgctgctgtacgGGGTGCGGGACGTCACCGACGTGCTGGTGCTGATCTGCGGGCACGGCGGGCGGGATATGCGGTGCGGCGTCATGGGCCCCGTGCTGCGGGAGGAGTTCGAGAGGAGGCTCGAGGGGTCCGGGGTTGCCGTCGCCAGGGGCCCCGTGGAGGTCGACGAgagcggcgaggagaagggaaggatCGCTGCGCCGGAGGGacagaaggagaaggagaagaagaaggagggcggcgacggggagaTGGCAGCCAGGGTCGGGTTGATTAGCCACATCGGCGGTCACAAGTTTGCGGGGAACGTCATCGTGTACATTCCGCCGGGCTTGCGGATGACCAGCGGCGAGAAGCACCCGCTCGCCGGGAAGGGGATCTGGTACGGCAGGGTCGAGCCGAAGCacgtcgagggcatcgtcaaggagacggtcctcggcggccgagtgATTGCAGATATGTTCCGCGGGGGTATCGACGAGAACCGAAAGATTTTGAGACTgtga